One Cynocephalus volans isolate mCynVol1 chromosome 5, mCynVol1.pri, whole genome shotgun sequence DNA window includes the following coding sequences:
- the TMEM200A gene encoding transmembrane protein 200A, whose translation MIATGGVITGLAALKRQDSARSQHHVNLSPSPAAQEKKPVRRRPRADVVVVHGKIRLYSPSGFFLILGVLISIIGIAMAVLGYWPQKEHFIDAETTLSTNETQVIRNQGGVVVRFFEQHLHSDKMKMLGPFTMGIGIFIFICANAILHENRDKETKIIHMRDIYSTVIDIHTLRVKEQKHMNGVYTGLMGETEVTQNGSSCASRLPANTIASFPGFRSSFRMDSSVEEDELMLNESKSLGHLMPPLLSDSAVSVFGLYPPPSKTADDKTSSSKKCETKSIVSSSISAFTLPVIKLNNCVIDEPSIDNITEDADNLRNRSRNLSVDSLVVPVPNTSEYFQPGSVVLPRNNSIGESLSSQYKSSVALGPGAGQLLSPGAARRQFGSNTSLHLLSSHSKSLDLDRGPSTLTVQAEQRKHPSWPRLDRSNSKGYMKLENKEDPMDRLLVPQAAIKKDFTNKEKLLMISRSHNNLSFEHDEFLSNNLKRGTSETRF comes from the coding sequence ATGATAGCAACTGGTGGAGTGATAACCGGCCTGGCTGCCTTGAAAAGGCAAGACTCGGCCAGGTCACAGCATCATGTCAACCTCAGCCCGTCACCTGCTGCCCAAGAGAAGAAACCAGTCAGGCGTCGACCCCGAGCCGATGTCGTGGTTGTTCATGGCAAAATCCGGCTTTATTCCCCATCtggttttttccttattttaggAGTGCTTATCTCCATTATAGGAATTGCAATGGCCGTCCTTGGATATTGGCcccaaaaagaacattttatcgATGCTGAAACCACATTGTCAACAAACGAAACTCAGGTCATTCGAAACCAAGGCGGTGTGGTGGTTCGCTTCTTTGAGCAGCACTTACATTctgataaaatgaaaatgcttgGCCCTTTCACAATGGGGattggtattttcattttcatttgtgctAATGCCATTCTTCATGAAAACCGTGACAAAGAAACCAAAATCATACACATGAGGGATATCTATTCCACAGTCATTGACATCCACACGCTGAGAGTCAAGGAGCAAAAGCACATGAATGGCGTTTACACTGGTCTGATGGGAGAGACAGAAGTGACACAGAACGGGAGCTCCTGTGCCTCGAGATTGCCAGCAAACACGATCGCCTCGTTCCCCGGTTTTCGGAGCAGTTTCCGAATGGACAGCTCTGTGGAGGAGGATGAACTTATGCTAAATGAAAGCAAGAGTTTGGGGCATCTGATGCCCCCTTTGCTGTCTGACAGTGCTGTCTCTGTCTTCGGCCTCTATCCACCTCCTTCCAAGACAGCCGATGATAAGACCAGCAGCTCTAAGAAATGTGAAACCAAGTCCATTGTGTCCTCATCCATCAGTGCTTTTACGTTGCCTGTGATCAAACTTAATAACTGTGTTATTGATGAGCCCAGTATAGATAACATCACTGAAGATGCTGATAACCTCAGAAATAGGTCAAGGAATTTGTCAGTGGATTCCCTTGTAGTCCCTGTGCCCAACACCAGTGAATATTTCCAGCCAGGCAGTGTAGTGCTCCCAAGGAATAATTCCATTGGGGAATCCTTGTCCAGTCAGTACAAGTCCTCTGTGGCCCTTGGACCTGGGGCTGGACAGCTCTTGTCTCCTGGGGCTGCTAGAAGACAGTTTGGGTCCAATACATCCTTGCATTTGCTCTCGTCACACTCAAAATCCTTAGACTTAGACCGGGGTCCCTCCACTCTGACTGTTCAGGCAGAACAACGGAAACATCCGAGTTGGCCTCGGTTGGATCGAAGCAACAGCAAAGGATATATGAAATTAGAGAACAAAGAGGACCCAATGGATAGGTTGCTCGTGCCCCAAGCTGCGATCAAAAAAGACTTTACCAATAAAGAGAAGCTTCTTATGATTTCAAGGTCTCATAATAATTTGAGTTTTGAACATGATGAGTTTTTGAGTAACAACCTAAAGCGGGGAACTTCTGAAACAAGGTTTTAA